A window from Flammeovirgaceae bacterium encodes these proteins:
- a CDS encoding polysaccharide biosynthesis tyrosine autokinase — MDKLGPTGTTSGIEGIDLNKLKVVVRKNLIWILGIFLIVNLAAYLTIRWTKDVYESESEMKLDIKQDATELGIKTLVEDQNLNVISGEIEQIKSKVFLNRVIDSLDINIGYYSIGKVLVDEKYKYSPISISASHFPNKILDLPFYIDFDQGSVVFEVRPGEDGKPVKGTFGKPVSIDGFEFVLNKTKTFDPTATDDYYFIVHSKEYLLEYLTENLTVEPLNFNANTIKISFRDFNALKAKTIVSKIDSLYISYSNEQKNLANKQKIDWLNNELLQVEHKMEGFENYFESFTLRNKSNNVDEDLKRTIYQINKIDSQRFELGKRLAGLNSLIENLSSGDMEISIVQKQFLPAYLNQDLEALKKLLLGKDRLSLSYNENTFAYKQKENEANTMKNQVFNQLASLKKQWLENLSDMKGKKEALEKEFASMPDKNTQFSKNQRFYKLYEEFYLSMMQSKAEFEIAQAGNTPDFKVLSPATLPTKPIAPQKLMILGIGLVGSLVVNFFFIGILYLANNKIISVQEVERNVAVPVLGSIPAFGRSNGNPLVVLKNPKSMASEAIRTLRTSLDFFASGGDKKAISITSTVSGEGKSFLAMNLSGVLAMSNKKVVLLDLDMRKVKGNLPFAVEDASKGVSTILINKHKWRDCIVKTSQESFDYIPAGPHPPNPSELLMNGPFDHLLESLKSTYDFIIMDTPPVGLVTDGVMAMKKSDISIYVLRANYSKMEFLNNLSRTIKINKLKNVSVVVNALPADGKAYGYGYYEEKGDSGFFKKLMKI, encoded by the coding sequence AAACCTTATTTGGATCCTAGGCATCTTCCTCATTGTAAACCTGGCGGCATACCTGACCATCCGATGGACGAAGGATGTTTATGAGTCGGAATCCGAAATGAAGTTGGACATCAAGCAGGACGCCACGGAACTGGGGATCAAAACGCTGGTGGAAGACCAAAACCTAAATGTGATCTCAGGGGAAATAGAGCAAATAAAATCTAAAGTGTTCCTCAACAGGGTAATCGACTCCCTGGACATCAATATTGGCTACTACAGCATTGGCAAAGTGCTGGTCGATGAAAAATACAAGTACTCCCCCATCAGTATTTCGGCCAGCCACTTTCCCAATAAAATCCTTGACCTTCCTTTTTATATTGACTTCGACCAGGGCTCGGTGGTATTTGAGGTAAGGCCGGGGGAAGACGGAAAACCCGTTAAAGGAACATTTGGCAAGCCCGTTTCCATTGATGGCTTTGAATTTGTGCTCAACAAAACAAAGACCTTCGACCCTACTGCAACAGACGATTATTACTTTATCGTGCACAGCAAGGAATACCTCCTGGAATACCTGACGGAAAACCTTACGGTGGAGCCATTGAATTTCAATGCCAATACCATAAAAATATCGTTCCGTGACTTTAACGCCCTGAAGGCCAAAACCATTGTCAGCAAAATCGACTCGCTGTACATCAGCTACAGCAATGAACAAAAAAACCTGGCCAACAAACAAAAGATCGACTGGCTCAACAACGAGTTGCTGCAGGTAGAGCATAAAATGGAAGGTTTTGAAAATTATTTTGAAAGCTTCACGTTGCGCAACAAAAGCAACAATGTTGACGAAGACCTTAAAAGGACAATCTATCAAATCAATAAAATCGACTCCCAACGTTTTGAGCTGGGCAAGCGACTGGCCGGGTTGAACTCGCTTATTGAAAACCTGTCTTCGGGGGATATGGAAATATCCATTGTCCAAAAGCAATTCTTGCCTGCTTACCTTAACCAGGACCTGGAGGCCTTAAAAAAATTGCTTTTGGGGAAAGACCGGCTGTCGCTATCTTATAATGAGAACACATTTGCCTATAAACAAAAAGAAAACGAGGCAAACACCATGAAAAACCAGGTTTTCAATCAGCTGGCCAGCCTTAAAAAACAATGGTTGGAAAACCTGAGCGACATGAAGGGCAAGAAGGAAGCCCTGGAAAAAGAATTTGCCTCCATGCCGGACAAAAACACCCAATTCTCAAAAAACCAAAGGTTTTATAAGCTGTACGAAGAGTTCTATCTTTCCATGATGCAGTCGAAGGCCGAATTTGAAATTGCCCAGGCCGGCAACACGCCCGATTTCAAGGTGCTTTCACCAGCCACCCTGCCCACCAAGCCCATTGCACCGCAAAAATTAATGATACTGGGGATAGGCCTTGTAGGCAGCCTGGTGGTCAATTTCTTTTTTATAGGCATTTTATACCTGGCCAACAATAAGATAATCAGTGTCCAGGAGGTGGAACGAAACGTGGCCGTGCCCGTTTTGGGTTCCATTCCTGCATTTGGGCGTTCAAACGGGAACCCCCTGGTGGTTTTGAAAAACCCCAAATCAATGGCCAGCGAGGCCATCCGCACACTAAGGACAAGCCTGGACTTTTTTGCTTCCGGTGGCGACAAGAAAGCCATAAGCATCACCTCAACGGTTTCGGGAGAAGGAAAATCTTTTCTTGCGATGAACCTCAGTGGCGTGTTGGCCATGTCAAACAAGAAGGTGGTATTGCTTGACCTGGACATGCGCAAGGTGAAGGGCAACCTGCCCTTTGCCGTGGAAGACGCTTCAAAGGGCGTGAGCACCATCCTTATCAACAAGCACAAGTGGCGCGATTGCATCGTCAAAACCTCACAGGAATCCTTTGATTACATCCCGGCAGGGCCGCACCCGCCAAACCCCTCCGAGCTCCTGATGAACGGGCCATTCGACCACCTGCTGGAAAGCTTGAAATCAACATACGATTTTATCATCATGGACACCCCGCCTGTTGGCCTGGTGACCGATGGGGTAATGGCCATGAAAAAATCGGACATTTCGATTTACGTGTTGCGGGCCAATTACTCCAAAATGGAATTCCTCAACAACCTTTCCAGGACAATAAAAATCAACAAACTCAAGAATGTGTCGGTAGTGGTAAATGCGCTACCTGCCGATGGAAAAGCCTACGGGTATGGATACTATGAAGAAAAGGGTGATAGTGGTTTTTTTAAGAAATTGATGAAAATATAG
- a CDS encoding capsular biosynthesis protein encodes MFSFFKAKEAEVPPLKTDIHSHLLPQLDDGVKSLEESAQLVRQFMALGYTKLVTTPHVMNDFYRNDPGTIAGGLESLKQFLAKENINVSIEAAAEYYLDESLMERVNKNERLLTFGANYLLFETNFLTEPFQLKEFIFSATTQGYKPVMAHPERYQYLVNDFGKAGDLKDRGVLFQVNIPSIIGAYSRPIQKLAIQLIRKGWVDFIGSDCHNQTQMAILKEAFKNKYFKKALALPLLNRTL; translated from the coding sequence GTGTTCTCGTTTTTCAAAGCCAAGGAGGCCGAAGTGCCCCCCCTCAAAACGGATATTCATTCACACTTGCTGCCACAACTGGACGATGGCGTAAAATCCCTCGAAGAGTCTGCACAGCTGGTGCGCCAATTTATGGCCTTGGGGTACACCAAACTGGTCACCACGCCCCACGTGATGAACGATTTCTATCGCAACGACCCCGGTACCATCGCTGGGGGGCTCGAATCCTTAAAGCAGTTTTTGGCCAAAGAAAACATCAACGTTTCGATAGAGGCGGCTGCCGAATACTACCTTGACGAATCTCTGATGGAACGGGTCAACAAGAATGAAAGACTGCTGACCTTTGGCGCCAACTACCTACTCTTTGAAACCAATTTCCTCACCGAGCCCTTTCAATTAAAAGAATTCATTTTCTCGGCCACCACACAAGGCTACAAGCCCGTGATGGCCCACCCGGAACGTTACCAATACCTGGTCAATGATTTTGGGAAGGCCGGGGACCTGAAAGACCGGGGGGTATTGTTTCAGGTAAACATACCTTCCATCATTGGGGCATACTCAAGGCCTATTCAAAAACTGGCCATCCAACTTATACGAAAAGGATGGGTCGATTTTATCGGTAGCGATTGCCACAACCAAACCCAGATGGCCATACTTAAGGAAGCATTCAAAAACAAATATTTCAAAAAAGCACTGGCGCTGCCTTTGCTCAATAGGACGTTATAA
- a CDS encoding NAD-dependent epimerase/dehydratase family protein, giving the protein MIAITGANGLLGSRMAGWLADAGIAFYGIKRAQSDTSLTGTLPMEWREADLLDVGALQDALNGATTVIHTAALVSFRSRDRDRLFRTNVEGTRNVVNACLGMGIKRMVHVSSVAALGRHKGAKNINENHKWVESKLNSDYAESKYLAELEVFRGREEGLGIDMVNPSVILSGADWDKSSAQLFKYVWENKPFYTEGSINYVDARDVAEMIGRMLGHEASGERYIANGGVVPLKSILTQIAARFNKKTPWIKVPKPLITATAWVESARSLLTGSDPIVTPQSARGASAHFFYDNEKAIKKLGMQFRPLEETLEWCCSHYLQNGTTNNRN; this is encoded by the coding sequence ATGATTGCCATAACAGGAGCAAATGGTTTGTTGGGGAGCCGGATGGCCGGGTGGCTGGCCGATGCCGGCATTGCTTTCTATGGGATCAAACGGGCCCAATCGGACACCTCGTTGACGGGCACCCTTCCCATGGAATGGAGGGAGGCAGACCTGCTGGATGTGGGCGCCCTGCAGGATGCTTTGAACGGGGCAACAACCGTAATCCATACGGCAGCCCTGGTTTCGTTCAGGTCTCGTGACCGCGATCGGTTGTTCAGGACAAATGTAGAGGGCACGAGGAATGTGGTGAATGCCTGCCTGGGCATGGGCATCAAGCGGATGGTGCACGTAAGCTCGGTGGCGGCCCTGGGCCGGCACAAAGGGGCAAAAAACATCAACGAAAACCATAAGTGGGTGGAAAGCAAGCTGAACTCCGATTATGCCGAATCAAAATACCTGGCAGAGCTCGAAGTGTTCAGGGGAAGGGAAGAAGGCCTGGGCATAGACATGGTCAACCCTTCGGTCATATTGTCGGGGGCGGATTGGGACAAGAGCAGTGCGCAGCTCTTCAAATATGTGTGGGAAAACAAGCCCTTCTATACCGAGGGCTCAATCAACTATGTGGATGCCCGTGACGTGGCCGAAATGATCGGCAGGATGCTGGGGCATGAGGCCAGTGGCGAGCGGTATATTGCCAACGGGGGCGTGGTGCCTTTGAAAAGCATTCTCACACAGATAGCAGCACGTTTCAACAAAAAGACGCCCTGGATCAAAGTGCCCAAGCCCCTGATAACGGCCACCGCCTGGGTGGAATCTGCCCGGTCCCTGCTTACCGGCAGCGACCCCATTGTGACCCCGCAGTCCGCACGGGGGGCAAGTGCCCATTTCTTCTATGACAATGAAAAGGCCATTAAAAAGCTGGGAATGCAGTTTAGGCCCCTGGAAGAAACGCTAGAATGGTGCTGCTCCCATTACCTACAAAACGGTACGACAAACAATCGAAATTAG
- a CDS encoding tetratricopeptide repeat protein, which yields MAHDFRKREEEEELIKRFEDSLRKDTNDFFDINSYETIIDYYLDHAKHKKALAAVAQAMERYPFSTELIAVKAQVLSNLEEYDQALELLEKAKSLHPTDLEIYFSIGSILSLQGRHNEAISLYGQALSFADEDQDEIYYSIGLSYQGLGEYDNAIHAYKQSIEINIAHEGSLYELAFCLDVVGQLESSLSYYRKFIDEDPYSAAAWYNLGIVCNKLEQYNDALDAYEYAVAIDDTFASAYYNMGNTYLNLEQYTKALDSFRKTIEIEGPSPEVYCSMGAAYENLGQYELGLKYFQKAAKLDAFYDEAWFGAGSCLEKQEKWYQALHFYNKAVKLNNQNADYWKAAAHAEFKIGNTISSISAYEEASQHGPTDKEIWLNWSFIYYEQGEYPKAVEILERGLGEIPNEPDFLYRMAVYYIEDGKFKEAFNYLENALLLNFEGHRMLFDFFPKPETQKALFKIIDQFRKENH from the coding sequence ATGGCCCACGATTTCAGGAAACGAGAGGAAGAGGAGGAGCTGATCAAACGCTTTGAGGATAGCCTCAGGAAGGACACCAATGATTTCTTTGATATCAATTCGTATGAAACGATAATTGACTATTACCTGGACCACGCCAAGCACAAGAAAGCATTGGCAGCTGTGGCCCAGGCCATGGAGCGCTACCCATTTTCCACCGAACTCATTGCGGTAAAAGCCCAGGTCCTTTCCAACCTTGAAGAATATGACCAGGCCCTGGAGTTGCTTGAAAAAGCCAAAAGCCTGCATCCTACGGACCTCGAAATCTATTTTTCCATAGGGTCCATCCTTTCTTTGCAGGGCAGGCACAACGAGGCCATATCGCTGTATGGGCAGGCGCTGTCCTTTGCGGACGAGGACCAGGATGAAATTTATTACAGCATTGGTTTGTCCTACCAGGGCCTGGGCGAATATGACAATGCCATCCATGCCTACAAGCAGTCGATAGAAATAAACATCGCCCATGAAGGCTCTTTGTACGAGCTGGCCTTTTGCCTTGATGTGGTGGGCCAACTGGAAAGCAGCCTCTCTTATTATAGAAAGTTTATTGATGAAGATCCCTATTCGGCTGCGGCCTGGTACAACCTGGGCATTGTCTGCAATAAACTGGAACAATACAACGATGCATTGGATGCCTATGAATATGCGGTGGCCATTGACGACACGTTTGCCTCTGCCTATTACAACATGGGCAATACCTACCTCAACCTGGAGCAATACACCAAAGCGCTTGATTCGTTTAGGAAAACCATAGAAATAGAAGGCCCCAGCCCCGAAGTCTATTGCTCCATGGGCGCTGCCTATGAAAACCTGGGGCAATATGAGTTGGGGCTAAAGTATTTTCAAAAAGCCGCCAAGCTGGACGCCTTCTATGACGAAGCCTGGTTTGGGGCCGGGAGCTGCCTTGAAAAACAGGAGAAGTGGTACCAGGCACTCCACTTTTACAACAAGGCCGTAAAGCTCAACAATCAAAACGCAGACTATTGGAAAGCCGCTGCCCATGCCGAGTTTAAAATTGGCAACACCATCTCCAGCATTAGCGCATATGAGGAGGCGAGCCAGCACGGCCCCACCGACAAGGAAATCTGGCTCAACTGGTCTTTTATTTATTATGAGCAGGGCGAGTACCCAAAAGCAGTGGAAATCCTGGAGCGCGGGCTGGGGGAAATCCCCAATGAACCCGACTTCCTATACCGCATGGCCGTTTATTATATTGAGGATGGCAAGTTCAAAGAAGCCTTTAATTATCTTGAAAATGCGTTACTTTTGAATTTTGAAGGGCACCGGATGCTTTTTGATTTTTTTCCAAAGCCTGAAACCCAAAAAGCACTTTTTAAGATTATCGATCAATTTAGAAAAGAAAACCACTAA
- a CDS encoding phosphosulfolactate synthase, with translation MNYTLKNLPERTAKPRQIGFTMAMDKGLSIREAEDLVSISADHIDIIKLGWATSYVTPNLKEKLKVYKDAGIPCYFGGTLFEAFVVRDQFDDYRKVLDKYDMPFAEVSDGSIDLDHDKKLDYISRLSEQVTVLSEVGSKDAEKIIPPYQWIDLMQKELDAGAWKVIGEARESGNVGLFRATGEVRSGLVQEILTKIPFEKIIWEAPQKAQQVWFIKLLGANVNLGNIAPNEVIPLETIRMGLRGDTFLHFLGLEQKRGNNAPPFYTE, from the coding sequence ATGAATTACACACTTAAGAACCTGCCTGAGCGGACCGCAAAGCCCAGGCAAATTGGCTTTACCATGGCAATGGACAAAGGCCTAAGCATAAGGGAAGCGGAAGACCTCGTATCCATATCTGCCGATCATATAGACATAATAAAACTGGGCTGGGCCACCTCTTACGTCACCCCCAACCTAAAGGAAAAACTTAAAGTTTACAAGGACGCGGGCATCCCCTGCTACTTTGGCGGCACCCTGTTCGAAGCTTTTGTGGTGAGGGACCAGTTTGACGACTACAGAAAAGTGCTGGATAAATACGATATGCCTTTCGCGGAAGTATCGGATGGCTCTATAGACCTAGACCACGACAAAAAACTTGACTATATATCTAGGTTGTCCGAGCAGGTGACCGTTTTGTCGGAAGTTGGGTCCAAGGATGCGGAAAAAATAATCCCTCCCTACCAATGGATTGACTTAATGCAAAAAGAACTGGACGCGGGCGCATGGAAGGTGATAGGCGAAGCCAGGGAAAGTGGGAACGTGGGCCTCTTTAGGGCCACCGGTGAAGTAAGGTCCGGCCTGGTGCAGGAGATACTTACAAAAATACCTTTTGAAAAAATCATTTGGGAAGCACCGCAAAAGGCACAGCAGGTGTGGTTTATCAAACTACTCGGTGCCAACGTGAACCTGGGCAATATAGCCCCTAATGAAGTCATTCCGCTGGAAACCATACGGATGGGCCTAAGGGGGGACACCTTCCTTCATTTTCTCGGCCTGGAACAAAAAAGGGGAAATAATGCCCCACCATTTTATACTGAATAA
- a CDS encoding DUF368 domain-containing protein: MRYFKDYLFLYLKGIGMGAADVIPGVSGGTIAFITGIYEELINSIRKIDIEAVKLLRELKWAGFWKKINGNFLLIVVGGVATSLLSLAKLMNYLLAIYPIPVWSFFFGLILISAPLILREVKAWSASVALAGLVGVALAYWITIVSPAQTPSNLYFIFFCGALAICAMILPGISGAFILLLLGKYEYMIRALVEADLAVVAVFALGCIIGLVSFSRFLSWILTNYRYPTLALLSGFMVGSLNKVWPWKEVLSFRLNPEGEQVPAIDHSIWPGQYFEKTGSDPQIFQAILFVALGILIVVFVEKLAIAFKTKP; encoded by the coding sequence TTGAGGTATTTCAAAGATTATTTGTTCCTTTACTTAAAAGGAATAGGAATGGGCGCGGCAGACGTAATACCAGGGGTGTCCGGTGGGACCATCGCCTTTATCACGGGGATTTACGAAGAACTTATCAATTCCATTCGTAAGATCGACATCGAAGCCGTAAAGCTGCTTCGGGAATTAAAATGGGCGGGGTTCTGGAAAAAAATAAACGGGAATTTCCTACTGATTGTTGTCGGGGGGGTCGCGACAAGTTTGCTTTCCCTGGCCAAGCTGATGAATTACCTATTGGCCATTTACCCTATTCCCGTTTGGTCGTTCTTTTTTGGACTGATCCTTATTTCCGCCCCGCTTATTTTAAGGGAGGTAAAGGCTTGGTCTGCATCAGTGGCCTTGGCAGGACTGGTAGGCGTGGCACTGGCATACTGGATCACCATCGTGTCCCCCGCGCAAACGCCATCCAACCTCTATTTTATCTTTTTTTGCGGGGCGCTGGCCATTTGCGCCATGATTTTGCCGGGGATATCCGGGGCCTTCATACTTCTATTGCTGGGCAAGTATGAGTATATGATCAGGGCACTGGTGGAAGCGGACCTTGCGGTAGTGGCGGTTTTTGCCCTGGGCTGCATCATCGGCCTGGTGAGCTTCTCCAGGTTTTTGAGTTGGATATTGACAAACTACCGGTACCCTACTTTGGCTTTGCTGTCAGGGTTTATGGTGGGATCGTTAAATAAAGTATGGCCGTGGAAGGAGGTATTGTCCTTTAGGCTAAACCCCGAAGGGGAGCAGGTGCCCGCCATTGACCACAGCATATGGCCGGGGCAATACTTTGAAAAAACCGGCAGCGACCCGCAAATATTCCAGGCCATCCTGTTTGTGGCCTTGGGCATTTTGATTGTTGTGTTTGTGGAAAAACTAGCGATTGCTTTTAAAACAAAACCTTAA
- a CDS encoding shikimate dehydrogenase — protein MEKKFGLIGLTVSHSFSKNYFDEKFFREGLRDYHYDLYELKKIEDLKQLLKDNPEMCGLNVTIPYKVNVMGLLDEIDDSAKKIGAVNVIKITDGKLYGYNTDSIAFKETLVKWFPNPKGSSAIILGTGGSSKAVQQALRELKIGFKLVSRDKSKADYTYEELKVSDGLSRCNLVINTTPLGMSPNTNAHPSIDYEQLTDKHFVYDIIYNPARTEFLQKAEMRGANFKNGLEMLHNQAEKAWAIWNS, from the coding sequence ATGGAAAAGAAGTTCGGTTTAATTGGCCTCACGGTAAGTCATTCCTTTTCTAAAAACTATTTTGACGAAAAGTTTTTCAGGGAAGGCCTTCGCGACTACCACTATGACCTGTATGAGTTGAAAAAAATTGAAGACTTAAAACAGTTGCTAAAAGACAACCCGGAAATGTGCGGCCTCAATGTTACCATCCCCTACAAAGTGAACGTGATGGGCCTACTGGACGAGATAGATGATTCGGCCAAAAAGATTGGCGCGGTCAATGTTATTAAAATAACGGATGGCAAGCTTTATGGGTACAATACGGATAGCATTGCCTTTAAAGAAACCTTGGTAAAATGGTTCCCAAACCCAAAGGGGTCCTCTGCCATTATTTTGGGCACGGGTGGGTCGTCCAAGGCGGTGCAACAGGCCTTGCGCGAGCTGAAGATAGGTTTTAAGTTGGTCTCCAGGGATAAAAGCAAAGCCGATTATACCTATGAAGAATTGAAAGTAAGCGATGGCCTGTCCCGTTGCAACCTGGTGATCAACACCACCCCGTTGGGCATGTCGCCCAACACCAACGCCCACCCATCCATAGATTACGAGCAATTAACGGACAAGCATTTTGTTTATGACATCATCTACAACCCGGCCCGAACGGAATTCCTCCAAAAGGCGGAAATGCGGGGTGCTAATTTTAAGAACGGGTTGGAAATGCTGCACAACCAGGCCGAGAAGGCCTGGGCAATCTGGAACAGTTAA
- the uvrB gene encoding excinuclease ABC subunit UvrB yields the protein MDFKLTSTYTPTGDQPNAIKQLATGVMSGEPHQVLLGVTGSGKTYTVANVVAEVNRPTLVLSHNKTLAAQLYGEFKQFFPENAVEYFISYYDYYQPEAFIPSSGLYIEKDLSINDEIEKLRLSATSSLLSGRRDVIVVASVSCIYGIGNPEEFGKNRIQLAVGESIPRNQLLFGLVDILYNRTEAEFKRGTFRVKGDTVDVFLAYADYAVRIYFFGDEIEAIQLIDPFTGKKISDERLAVIFPANLFVTGKDALQLAIREIQDDMVLQVGMFESEKRHLEAKRLKERTEFDIEMMRELGYCSGIENYSRYFDRRKAGARPFCLIDYFPDDFLTIIDESHVTVPQIRAMWGGDRSRKVNLVDYGFRLPSAMDNRPLTFNEFESIMNQVIYISATPAEYELRKSEGVVIEQLIRPTGLLDPEIDVRPSKNQIDDLLEEIDERVKKQERVLVTTLTKRMAEELTKFLERASIRCRYIHSEVKTLDRVEILRELRLGIFDVLVGVNLLREGLDLPEVSLVAILDADKEGFLRNQRSLVQTIGRAARNENGKVIMYADKITESMQVAIDETNRRRKTQQDYNLKHGIVPKTILKSKEAILEQTKVADSKKATKRYYIEEEGKSLAADPVVAYMNLEELKKMAERTKKAMEKAAKELEFIEAARLRDEYLALQKLIDEKK from the coding sequence GTGGATTTTAAACTTACCAGCACATACACCCCTACGGGCGATCAGCCCAATGCCATTAAACAACTTGCCACGGGGGTAATGTCGGGCGAGCCGCACCAGGTCCTATTGGGGGTAACGGGATCGGGAAAAACCTATACAGTGGCCAATGTGGTGGCGGAAGTAAACAGGCCCACCCTGGTGCTCAGTCATAATAAAACGCTGGCCGCACAATTGTATGGGGAGTTCAAGCAATTTTTTCCTGAAAACGCAGTTGAATATTTCATTTCCTACTACGACTACTACCAACCGGAAGCCTTCATTCCCAGCTCTGGCCTGTATATTGAAAAAGACCTGTCCATCAACGATGAGATAGAAAAGCTCAGGCTCAGCGCCACCTCCTCCCTGCTATCGGGCAGAAGGGACGTGATAGTGGTGGCATCGGTCTCATGCATTTATGGCATTGGCAACCCGGAAGAATTTGGCAAAAACAGGATACAACTTGCCGTTGGCGAAAGTATTCCGCGCAACCAACTGTTGTTTGGCCTGGTTGACATTTTGTACAACCGGACGGAAGCGGAATTCAAGCGCGGCACATTTCGGGTAAAAGGGGACACGGTGGACGTGTTTTTGGCCTATGCCGATTATGCCGTGCGCATCTATTTCTTTGGTGATGAAATAGAGGCCATTCAATTGATAGACCCTTTTACGGGAAAGAAAATATCGGACGAAAGGTTGGCCGTTATTTTTCCTGCCAATCTTTTTGTTACCGGCAAAGACGCCCTTCAACTGGCCATCCGGGAAATCCAGGACGATATGGTGTTGCAGGTGGGCATGTTTGAGTCGGAAAAAAGGCACCTGGAGGCCAAGCGGTTAAAGGAACGGACGGAATTTGACATTGAAATGATGCGTGAACTGGGCTATTGCAGCGGTATTGAAAACTATTCGCGCTATTTCGACAGGAGGAAAGCCGGGGCCAGACCCTTTTGCCTAATCGATTATTTCCCAGACGATTTCCTCACCATCATTGATGAAAGCCACGTGACCGTGCCGCAGATAAGGGCCATGTGGGGGGGGGACCGGTCCAGGAAGGTCAACCTGGTGGACTATGGTTTCAGGCTGCCCTCCGCAATGGACAACCGTCCCCTCACGTTTAACGAGTTTGAGTCCATTATGAACCAGGTGATTTATATCAGCGCCACCCCAGCCGAATATGAATTGCGCAAGTCGGAAGGCGTGGTGATCGAGCAGCTCATCCGCCCCACCGGGTTGTTGGACCCGGAAATCGATGTAAGGCCCAGCAAAAACCAGATTGACGATTTGCTCGAAGAGATAGACGAACGGGTAAAAAAACAAGAGCGTGTGCTGGTGACCACTTTAACCAAAAGGATGGCGGAGGAGCTCACAAAATTCCTGGAGCGCGCCAGCATCAGGTGCCGTTACATCCATTCCGAGGTGAAAACACTTGACCGCGTGGAAATATTAAGGGAATTGCGCCTGGGCATATTTGACGTGCTGGTGGGCGTCAACCTATTGAGGGAAGGACTGGACTTGCCCGAGGTATCGTTGGTGGCCATCCTTGATGCAGACAAAGAAGGTTTTTTAAGGAACCAAAGGTCGCTGGTGCAAACCATAGGCCGTGCAGCCCGCAATGAAAACGGCAAGGTAATCATGTATGCGGATAAAATAACGGAATCCATGCAAGTGGCCATAGACGAAACGAACCGGAGAAGGAAGACGCAGCAAGATTACAATTTGAAGCACGGCATTGTGCCCAAAACAATTTTAAAATCCAAGGAAGCCATACTGGAACAAACAAAGGTGGCCGATTCCAAAAAGGCAACCAAACGGTACTATATCGAAGAGGAGGGCAAATCCCTTGCCGCGGACCCCGTAGTAGCCTACATGAACCTGGAGGAATTGAAAAAAATGGCCGAGAGGACAAAGAAGGCAATGGAGAAAGCCGCTAAAGAACTTGAGTTCATTGAAGCAGCCCGTTTAAGGGACGAATACCTCGCTTTGCAAAAGCTTATAGATGAAAAGAAATAG
- a CDS encoding superoxide dismutase → MAFTLPKLPYDFNALEPHIDARTMEIHHGKHHNGYVTNLNKAIEGTDAEKMALEDICKNVSKYPVAVRNNGGGHYNHSLFWTVMGPKGGGSPSGALADAINASFGSFDEMKAKFNAAAAGRFGSGWAWLIKDGNGKLAITSTPNQDNPLMDVAEAKGTPILGLDVWEHAYYLNYQNRRPDYVAAFWNVVNWEEVAKRFGA, encoded by the coding sequence ATGGCATTTACACTTCCCAAACTTCCATATGATTTTAATGCATTGGAGCCACATATTGATGCGCGCACCATGGAGATCCATCATGGAAAACACCATAACGGTTATGTTACCAATCTAAACAAGGCAATTGAAGGCACAGATGCCGAAAAAATGGCCCTTGAAGACATTTGCAAGAATGTTTCAAAATACCCGGTGGCGGTCCGCAACAATGGTGGCGGCCACTACAACCACAGCCTGTTTTGGACGGTAATGGGGCCCAAGGGTGGTGGAAGCCCTTCCGGTGCACTGGCCGATGCCATTAATGCATCGTTTGGGTCCTTTGACGAGATGAAGGCCAAATTCAATGCTGCCGCAGCCGGCCGATTTGGGTCCGGGTGGGCATGGCTGATCAAAGATGGCAATGGCAAATTGGCCATCACCAGCACCCCCAACCAGGACAATCCGTTGATGGATGTGGCCGAGGCAAAAGGGACACCCATCCTTGGCCTGGACGTGTGGGAACATGCATACTACCTCAACTACCAGAACCGCAGGCCGGATTATGTTGCTGCTTTTTGGAATGTGGTGAACTGGGAAGAAGTGGCGAAACGGTTTGGTGCCTGA